A genomic region of Macaca mulatta isolate MMU2019108-1 chromosome 5, T2T-MMU8v2.0, whole genome shotgun sequence contains the following coding sequences:
- the HSD17B13 gene encoding 17-beta-hydroxysteroid dehydrogenase 13, whose translation MNIILEILLLLITIIYSYLESLVKFFIPRRRKSVAGEIVFITGAGHGIGRRTAYEFAKQQSILVLWDINKRGVEETAAECRKLGVTAHAYVVDCSNREEIYRSLNQVKKEVGDVTIVVNNAGTVYPADLRSTKDEEITKTFEVNILGHFWITKALLPSMIERNHGHIVTVASVCGHEVIPYLIPYCSSKFAAVGFHRGLTSELQALGKTGIKTSCLCPVFVNTGFTKNPSTRLWPVLETDEVVRSLIDGILTNKKMIFVPSYINIFLILKKFLPERASAFLNRMQNIQFEAVVGNKIKMK comes from the exons ATGAACATCATCCTGGAAATCCTTCTGCTTCTGATCACCATCATCTACTCCTACTTGGAGTCGTTGGTAAAGTTTTTCATTCCTCGGAGGAGAAAATCTGTGGCTGGGGAGATTGTTTTCATTACTGGAGCTGGGCACGGAATAGGCAGGCGGACTGCCTATGAATTTGCAAAACAACAGAGCATACTGGTTCTGTGGGATATTAATAAG CGTGGTGTGGAGGAAACTGCAGCTGAGTGCCGAAAACTAGGCGTCACTGCGCATGCGTACGTGGTAGACTGCAGCAACAGAGAAGAAATCTATCGCTCTCTAAATCAG GTGAAGAAAGAAGTGGGTGATGTGACAATTGTGGTGAATAATGCTGGGACAGTATATCCAGCCGATCTTCGCAGCACCAAGGATGAAGAGATTACCAAAACATTTGAGGTCAACATCCTAGGACATTTTTGG ATCACAAAAGCACTTCTTCCATCGATGATAGAGAGAAATCATGGCCACATCGTCACGGTGGCTTCAGTGTGTGGCCACGAAGTGATTCCTTACCTCATCCCTTATTG TTCCAGCAAATTTGCTGCTGTTGGCTTTCACAGAGGTCTGACATCAGAACTTCAAGCTTTGGGAAAAACTGGTATCAAAACCTCATGTCTCTGCCCAGTTTTTGTGAATACTGGGTTCACCAAAAATCCAAGCACAAG ATTATGGCCTGTATTGGAGACAGATGAAGTTGTAAGAAGTCTGATAGATGGAATACTTACcaataagaaaatgatttttgttcCATCATATATCAATATCTTTCTGATACTAAAGAA gTTTCTTCCTGAACGCGCCTCAGCATTTTTAAATCGTATGCAGAATATTCAATTTGAAGCAGTGGTTggcaacaaaatcaaaatgaaatga